From Spiroplasma endosymbiont of Amphimallon solstitiale:
GATTACTATTTATACTGGAAAAGGTAATTTAAAAGGTAATGTATGAAAATTAGAAGAATTATAGGAATAAGATTATGTTTTTTAAAATTATAAAAATTATTTTAGGTTTAATTGGAGTAATTCTATCATCAGCAACTGCTGGTTTAATTATATTTATTATAGTAAAAATTGTATTAAAAATTAATCAAATCTTTTAGAAAGGTGGTGAGTATTATGCTAAGTTTATTTAAAAGAAAAGATAAAACAAATATTAATGATAATCAAAATGAAAAATTAAAATTTTTAACTAATAAAAATAAAAGTACACATGCTTCTATTTTAAATTATTTTGGTTTTAATGATTTTAATCATGAAACTTATTTTACTGATTTTGTAGCAGAAAATAATGCTAATCTATATAATGCTCCATTAGATATTAATAATGAAACTATTAAACAATATTTAATTCAACAAGAATTTTATAGAAAAAATTGAAATTCTATTTTTAAATTAAGTAAATTAGGAATTAGTGGTTATTTAATTTATATTGCTAATGATAATTTATATTTTCAAGTAATAGATATTCAACAAAGAGTTTATGATATTACTGGTAAATTAATTCAATGTACTATTTTTTATGATAATTATGAACAAAATTCTCAAACTGTAAGATTATTTGAAGTTTATACATTAAATAATAAACAAGTAACTATTAATCGTGCAATTTATAGTATTAATGATAATAAAAAACAATTTCCATTAGATTTTAAAAAATATATTAATAATCCTAATTTATCACAAGAACAAACATTAAATATTAACTATATACCCATAGCAATCATGCGAAATAAAGCCAATGAGTTAGCAGATTGTGATAAAGTAATGGATAAAATTAAAGCATTAGATGTTATTTATGAACAAATTGTTTTAGATACTATTTTAAACTCACCTAAATTTATATTTAGTCAAACTTATGGTAATGTTCAATCAACATTAGAAGAAGCAGTAAGAATATTGGTTACTAAAAACTACATATTTAAAAGTGGTGGAGATAATAATGAACAAAACGAAAATATCAATATGACAAATAGTAATTTTAAAGGTAAAAATTTAACTGATATATATGATTGAAATGTTAATGAAATATTTAAACGTTGTGGTATTCATATACCAAGTCAAAAGAAATCTGCACAACAATCAGTTCCCGAAAGTACAGCAGTTAATATTTCAACCATTAATTATATTGAACAAAAATTATGACAATTTAATATTGATATTCTTAAATTTATTCAAATATTAGTAAGCGTAGATAAAGATTTATTAAATAGTAAAACATTTAATATTAATGATGAACAAGAAATTAATAATTTAACAGTTAAATTAAAATTATTTAATCCCGAAAATAACCAATTAATAGGAGAAAACAATGGACAACCAAGACAACAAACCACAAACCAAGTTTCCACAGAAACAAAAGCAAACTAAACTTAATCAAGCAGATGTAGAAAATGATTATTTAATAGATAATATTCCTTATGACTTTACAAATATGATGGGTGCTACTAGTGACCCTGATATTAATAGAGCATACGATGAATTTAAAAAAAGAACAATTTATATTTATGAAATTGAACGTTTATTTAAAAATAATGAAAATAATAATTTAAGATTTTCAGCAAATACCATTAAAATTGGTTTTATTGATATTGAAAAAATATTAAAAACTACTGCTGTTGAAACATCAGATTTTACTATGCAATTAAATCAAAGAGCAAGTACTAATATTAATGATAATACTATTGAATATAGTATGACTGATATTAAAAATTTAATATTTCAAGAAATAAATTTATTAAATCAATTTAAGTTATATGCTGTTTCTATTAATGAACAATTAACTGAAAATAATATTGATAATTTATATATTATTAATAATTATTCACAACCTTATCAAAATCCAAAAACAAGAAGTACTAAAAGTATTACTATTATTAAAATTAAAGATTTTAAAACACGAGATGGTTATCCCATTATTATTAAACTACAAAAACCATTAGATAAAGATACAAAAGTTATTGGTTTAAAAATTAAAGCCCCTAGAAGCATGATTTTTGGCAATATAAAGGTACTTGGTGAAGTTGACAATATGGAAGTATACCCAAAGTTATTTGTTAAAGATAAGATAGCATTTCCGCTATTATCAATGCCTATTGAAACTCAACCAAAAGTTAGAATATTAGAGCAATGATTTAGTGAACAAATATTACCTTGAAATTTATCAAAACAATTTATTGGACAAGAAAAATCAGTTTTAGATTTGATTAAAATTAGTACTGGAACTGAAACAAGAAGAGAAGTTATTAAAAACGCAAGAGTTACACATGCTTGATTAGGATATGAATTTGGTACTATTTATGATGGTAAATGACCATTAAAGAAACAAAAAGAATTAAAAGATAAAGAAGTTTGAGATTTTGCGGGTGAAAGTCAATTTTTTCAATATGTTGCAACTAATAATAAATTTGATGATATTGAAGTTGAAATACAAGATGCACCAACAGTTGATAGTTTACAAAAAAGTATTATTAAATATGCTAACTTATACATATACTTATAACAGAAACTTTGATGGTGCATCGTTAAGTAATGTTTTAAAAGAAATGAATGATTTAGATAAAATGCGTGCTAAGTTTGAGGGACAAAAACCAAATGAAGTTATTACTAATTTATTTAAACAATGAGAATTAGATTATCCTAACTATACAAATTTACCACAAGTTAAAATATTAAAACAAATAGTTATAATGCTATCAAAAAATATTTATTCAACCATGTCTATTAATAATGGTTTAAACGATGACTATAAATTATTATTGCCTTATTATTTTGAATTAAAATCAAATCCTATACATTCTACACCCGATAATGTTTGAGAATTTAAAGATATAAAAGTAGTACTAAAATCTGCATATTTTGATTTTACAGATATCAATAATATTAAACTAAAAAACAATGACATTAGTCAAAATGAATTATTGAAATTAGATGATAATCAATTTAACTGACTATCCATAACTAATGAATTAGAAAGCAATAATATACCATCATTAATTCCGGCAGATTGAACATTAGGTAATGGTGAGTATGGTAAATATTTTACACGATTAGTAATTGATAAAAATAAATTAGAAAGTTTTTTAAATTTATATGGTTCAAATAAATATCAATTATTTTCTAAATTAGAATTTTATAAAGAAATTTCACAAATTGATAATAATAATGATTTTGAATTACAAATTGAAAATCCGATTAACAATTTAAATCGGATTGAAGTTAGCGGAGTATTTGGTGCTGGTAATTATGATTTAATTTTAGTAACAGATAAACAAGAAATAAAATTAAAAAATATTAATTTATTTGATAAATATAATGAAAATATTTCTTATATAAATTTAGAGATTTAATTATCAAAATATCCATCTGGATAAATACCATCTCATTTTACTGCGTCATCAGTTAATTTATTTGATGCTCAGTAAAGAGTAATTTTATGTTTATTATTTACTGGTCTTGCTCAAATTATTGCCCCCCCCAGTGCGCTTCATGGTCATAATCAAAAAAATATGTTAATTGATTAGTTTTATTATATGAAACTATTCCTAATATTAAACCGGTAACACCAGTTATTACAGCAAATGATAATGCTATTTTTTGAAAATTTGTTTTTATTCATGTTTTCATAATAAATTTCTCCTTTTTTAAAATTTATTTAACTTTTTTTTGGAATTATACTTTTTATTTTTTTCATTTTCTTGATAAATAAATTGTATTGTTACTACATCAATAAACTGTTCATATAATTCAGGATTTTCTTTTCATTCTTCTACTATTTCATCTGAAATTAATTGGTCATTAAGAAAATTTGAAAACTTAATATCATGTTCACTACAAAAAACAGTAGGCTCATTAGTAACAGATATTATGTCATTCTGACATTTTTTATAAAACATTTAATTATTTTTTTCATAAACTCTCCTTTTTCCTTAATTTTACTTCTAAATTGTACTATTTTTGATTATTTTTACAAGTATGCTTATAAATGCAAAATAAAACCTAAATTAAAGGCGTTTATTTTATGATACCTATACTATTAATTATATTGAAATTGTTTATTATATTTTAAATATGAAAGTCGTTTTTTAAAAAGTTTTGATTTAATTTTAAATTACACTTATATATGTTTATAATAAAAAAGTAAATTAATTTTTTAAATATATTTACAATAAATTTAAAATTTAAAAAAAGTTAGGAGAAAAAATATGAGTTTTAATTATTTATGAACTTTAAAAGAAGCAACAAAAAGAATGTATCAATCATTTAAAGATGATGTAAAAAATCAATGAGAAAAAACAGATTGAAGAATCTTAAAAGAAAGAGATAGAAAATATATCCCCGTTAAAATTAAAACAAGAACTAGAAATACTATTAATGGTCTTGTTACTTATAAATGTCGTGATTATAAATATTATGATGAACAATTAAAAAAATGAGTTCCTATTTGTTTATTAGATGAAAAATTGCAATTACCTAAATACAAAAGGACTTGTCAAGATATCAAAAATAATGTTATTGAACATTTTGCAGATGGAAAAAGGTATATTGACATTTTACATACTATGAAACAAACAAAATTTAGCACAACAAGTATTAGTAGATTATTTCAAGAATATCAAGTTAGTAAATTAGATGTTCCTAAAATAAAATTAGAACCAAATCAATTTATTTATATTAGTATTGATGATGGACATCGAAAGTTTTGAAAATTTAAACGAAATTCTGGTAAATATTCAATGCGTTTAGTGTTATTTTGTACAGATAATGTTAATCATAAATTAGTTAATAAAAGAGTAGATGTAATAATAAGACCAACAAAAACTAAAATTGGAGTTCAAAAAACTGCTGAATTTATTTTAGAACAAGGAAATAGATTTTTTGAAAATTTTGACCAAGCAAAAATCATTATTTGTGGAGATAGTGCAGAATGAATTAAAGATGTTGCTAATTATTTAGATGCACAATTTGTTTTAGATAAATTCCATTTAGTTAAAAAGTTGTATGTAGGAATTATTGCTGGAAACAAAGGAAAATATTTTGAAGAATATAATACTTGTAGAAACTTTATTGAAAATGGTCAATATGATGAATTAATAAAGTATATGAATGAAATATTAAAAAATCATAAAAAATTAAAAAAACAATATTTTAAAAATAATAAACAAGGAATTGAAAATCAAGGTGCAAAATGAAATATTGGTACTTTTGCTGAAAGTAATATTTGATATATTTTAAAAGAAATGCTTGGTAATAGAACATATAGCATAGATATTTATATTAAAATGGTTATTTTTAAGTGTAATCTTGTGAATTCTAAAACATAATCAAAATTTTTATTTTTATTAAAATATTAAAAACTTATTAATTAAAAGTTAATAAGAATTTTTATTGTGTATTTATATTAAATTTTCTTATTGATTTTTTAATATTTGTATTTTAATTGAAATTAATTTAATTTAGTAGTAATATTTACTTACAATTGCATATAATTACAATTATTTCTTGTCTATAATTTAAAAGAAATGTTTAAAAAGTAATTATATCCTCCGTTTTTGTTACTGTCCCAAGTATGTAATTCATTACGTTTTATCACTTCAACATTTGCATTTATGATTGTTTTGATTTCAGAAGCAAATTTTTCACCAGTATAACCAGCATCTACTATTATTTTTTGAACTGCAGAAAGATTTTCTTTTTCATTTTCAATCATTATTATAGCGCTATTACGATCTGTTTTTTCTGCTGTGGTTATGTAAATTGCATGTGGTAAACCTTGAGAATCAACAACAATATGACGTTTTATGCCTGAAATCTTTTTACCAGCATCATAACCTTTATTTTCAGTAGTATCTGTATTTTTAACACTTTGCGAATCAATTATACAAAAACTAGTTTGTTCTTTGCGATTATTATTGATACGAACTTTTTTAACTAATTTTTTTTAAAATTAATTGCAATACACTAGGTTCTTTACCATTATTTTTACTTCAAATTTGAAAATAATAATATACAGTTTGTCATTTTGGAAAATTTTTTGGTAGCATTCTTCATTGACAACCACTTTTTAATACATATAAAATTGCACAAAATACTTCATATAAATCTAAACTTCTTGGTTTTGTTTTCTTTTTGCTATTTTCTAAAATTGATTTTATGTTCTCAAATTGTTCTTTGGTGACATGACTTGGATAATTTTTATGCATATATACCTCTTATTTTAAAATATATAATCATTTTACATTATTTTCGAAAAGATTCTAAACAGGTTCTAAAAGAATTGCCTCCATTATGTCGTAGCGGTACGGCCACCCCTATATTGTTTATCCTCACTTTCTTGGTTTTACGACATTCCAAGTAGGAGAGTTTTATTTGGTTGGTTTTGCTATTATTTTCTTAAACTAAGCAAGGTTAACGACAATTTTAACCTAATTAAAAAAGATAGAATTTTATATCTATCTTTTTCTTAGTTTTTGGAAATTTTATACCAACCGAATATTTTACGGGTCTAACAAAGGAGTAAAAATATGATATTTTTTGAAACCCCTAGATTAAAAATTAGACAGTGAAAAGATAGTGATTTAGATGAACTTGTTTTATTAAATTCTGATAAAGATGTCATGAAATATTTTCCTAGTACATTATCAAAAGATGATACAGAAAAATATTTTTCGAAAATTAAAAATAATTTAAATAATAATGGATTTGGTTTTTATGCTGTTGAATTTAAAAAAGACAATAAATTTATTGGTTTTATTGGCTTTAGCGAAGTTGATTTTATTGATGATTTTAGACCATGTATTGAAATTGGTTGGCCTTTAAAAAAGTGTTTGAGGTCAAGGAATAGCAACAGAAGCAGCTAAAGAATGTTTAAAATATGCAAAAAACAATTTAAAATTCACTGAAATTTATAGTTTTACTAGTATATTAAATATTAAATCAGAAAATGTAATGAAACGAATAGGTATGAAAAAAATAAAAGAATTTTATCATTCAAAAATAAATAAAAGTGATATTTTAGCAAAACATGTTTTATACAAAATTAATATTTAGAAAGTAAAAAATGTTTAATAAATTGTCTCTAATTTTTATAGATATCTATTAGTAGAAATATTTAAATTAAACTTTAACCCTTATTTAAATATAAGGGTTTTATTATAAAATTTAAAATTAATTGTTGACAGTAGAATTTGGTATTGAAAATTGATATCATTATGTATAAACCTAAACAATCTTATTTAATTTAATTTTTTTATTTTAAATACTTATTTTAAATACAAAGGATGAAAACAATGAAAGAAACTAAACTTGAAATTAATGGACGTATTTTGACAGAGCAAGAAGCATTAAGATATCAAAAAATACAAGATTTATATAAACAAAATTATGATATTTATGGACGTAATTGAGAAAGAAATTATAATTGTGAAACTTTAAATAGCAAATTTAGAAATAAAAATAAAGAAGAGTTAGCAAAATTTGTTGCTAATTTACCTAATGATCAAATTAAAATGGCAGGTAGATTAATGACAAAAAGAGAAATGGGAAAGGGTTCAATCTTTGCTCATTTGCAAGATCAAACAGGTAAATTTCAAATTTATTTAAAACCAGAATATGTTAATCAAAAAAAATTTGAATGATTTGCAGAATATGCAGATTTAGGTGATTTTTTTGGTATTAAAGGTAAGGTTATGAAAACCAATAAAGGGGAACTAACAGTTCAAGTATATGATATTGTAATGTTATCAAAAGCACTTAGACCTTTACCAGATAAATTTCATGGTTTAACAGATATTGAAGAACGTTATCGACGAAGATATGTAGATTTAATTATGAATCAAGAAACTAAAAAAACATTTTTACAACGTACACAAATTATTAATGAATTAAGAAGTTTTTTAAATAATAAAGGTTATTTAGAAGTTGAAACACCTATTTTACAAGAAGTATATGGTGGTGCTGCCGCTAAACCTTTTATTACTCATCATAATACATTAAAAACCGATTTATATTTACGGATTGCTACTGAATTACATTTAAAAAGATTAATAGTTGGTGGCTTTGAAAAAGTTTATGAAATTGGTAGATTATTTCGTAATGAAGGTATGAGTAAAAAACATAATCCAGAATTTACAACTATTGAAATTTATGTTGCCTATCAAGATATGAAATATATGATGGATTTAACAGAGTCTTGTATAAAACATTTAATTAATACAGTGCATAATAAATTAACATTAGAATATGATGAAAATATATTAAATTTTGAAAAATCATGAACAAAAATTAGTATGATTGATTCAATTAAAAAAGCTATGATCAAAGATGAAGAGTTTACTAAAATTTTCCAAGAAATTAGTGATATGATTTTAAAATATCATAATATTGAAGATGATAATATTAGAAATATTGAAAAAAATAAAACATTTAAACTTATATTAAAACTTGCAAAAAGTTATAAACTTCATATTCCAGATCATTATAATAGTACTGGTTATATTATTAATTTATTTTTTGAATCTTTTGTTGAAGAAACTTTAATTCAACCTACTTTTATTTTTGATTATCCAATTGAAATTTCACCACTTGCTAAATTAAATAAAAATAGTAAAGAGTTTACTGATCGTTTTGAATTATTTATTGCTGGTAGAGAATATGCAAATGCTTATTCGGAACTAAATGATTCTTTGCAACAATATAATCGTTTTGAAGAGCAAGTAAAAGAAAAAAATAGTGGTAATGATGAAGCAGCAACTATGGATTTAGACTTTGTTGAAGCATTGGAGTATGGTATGCCACCAACAGGTGGATTGGGAATTGGTATTGATCGTTTGGTTATGTTAATAACTGGCCAAAATAGTATTAAAGATGTATTATTATTTCCGCATATGAAACCTAGAACTGAAAAATAATTTTTGTGATAAATTTTTATTATATAAACATATAATAGTAATTTATCTTTTTTTTAAAAAAAGATAAATTACTTAGTTATAATCAAGATAGTTCTTTAGAATAAGGAGCGTTTTATTGTTATTAACATAAAAGATTGAAAAATATAAGTTTTCAAACCCATTGTTTTATTTAAAAACAATTGGTTTTTTTATTTTATAAATAAAATTTAGGAGAATAAGATTTATGCCTTGATTTAATGAATTAATAAAAAAATTTAGAAATTATCCTTTAACTGATGAAAATTTAGACGAAGTTGTTGAAACTTTTAAGAATTTTTTTAAAGAATACAATGAAAAAGATAATTTTTTTTCTAATTCAGAAGATACTGATTTTGAAAACCCAAGTACATGGGCGGTTGTCAAAGTTACGAAATAATTAATTATCATATTAGTAACTTATTTCCAAATGAATTATTTGGGCGCATTGCAAACTTGGATACGATTTAATAAAAATATAAATGAGAGATAAAACTCTCATTTTTAATTGTTGAACAATTATAATTAATTATTTTATTAAACCAGCAGTTTATTAAAGTAATTAATTATTCCATAAGTAAATAAAAAATTATGTAGGCTATTGTGCTGGAATTAACCAATAGTAATTTTTGTCATGCTCTTTGAAAATTTCAGAAATTTTGGTTCCCTTCCCCTAGAACCCCTACCCTCCAAGGCTTTGCTACTTACAGTAGCATAAGCCTTACGTATAGTAAGTAGGTAAGTATTTAGTTAGTAGTATATAAGCCTTTTATCACTGTAGGTGATAAGGCTTATACGTAGAAGTAGAAAGGATTCATAATGATTAATGTTAATTTAGATATTAAAAATAAAGTTAGAGAAACAACTAAAGGTATGTTATTAGAAATTGGTGAATATGAAACATGATTTCCTATTAAAGATACTACTATTAATAAAAATAATAAAAAAATAACATTAAAAATAATTGAAGATTTTAATTATAAATTAGGTAAAAAATCAATTACAAAAGATATTGAAAGTATTAAAGGTAGTGATATTTTAAAATATATTAAAAATATTCCAGATATTACTACTACTGAAAATGATTTAATATCTTGTACATTTTATGAACAATATAATGGTTATTATATTTTTACAAATGATAAAAATCAAGAATGTTTTAAATATAACATTACATGAGAACAAGATATGAAAAGTTTTAAAATAAATAATCCATATAAAGATAATGATAAACCAATAAATTATATTGTTACACCAATGAAAGATATAAATACTCATAATGAAAAAATATTTTATTTAAAGTATTAAAGGAAATTAATATGTTACTTAGTTTTGAAAAAATAGAATTAATTAAAAAATTATGTAATGAAAAATTACTTAAAAATAAAAAATATATTGAAATACAAGAAATATTAAAAATTATAGAAAGGGATTAAAAATGGAAGAAAAAGAAAAGAAAGAATTAATAGAACAAAAAATAAAAATAGTAAAAGAACATCAAAAAAAGTGATTAAAAATAAAAATAATTATTACTTTAATTTCAATTTTAATTGGATTAATAATTTTATTAATTACTGTAAGTAAATATTCTTAATTAAAGGAGTAATATAAATGCTTAATTTAAAAGAAGATAAAAGAATATATAAAATATTTGGTTCATGTGATATATGTAATAAAAATTCATCATTTGCAAATAGAACTTGTAATAAATGTTTTTATAAATTAATAGGTGAAAAAAATGAAATATAATATTCATAATGAAAAATATATTTGAATTAGTGAATTAGATAATAGTTATTATTGTAATAAATGTATTAATGAAATGATTGAAGAAGATATGTATTTAACAAGTGAGAATTGAGATTACTTATATGAATATTATATTAATGAATTACAATTAGAAAATTTCTTTAATTTTGTAGAAAAGTAATGATACATGATAAAGTGTTATTTTTAGAGAATTTTTACACTAAATAATGTTACTTTTAACAAATTTTTAATTAAAAATAATATTTTAAGTGTAAATTGATGAATAATTTTTGGTCATCCATACTTTTCTACATAATTAAAAGAAAATTTTAAAGGAGTGTAAAAAATGAATCAATTAGAATTACAAAATGCAATGAAATTAATAGAAAAATTTGAAGAATTACAAGAAGAATTTAATAGTAAATATGAAGATTTAGAAATTGAAATTGATAATGATGGTGATTTAAAAATTAATTGTGATTATTTTAATTATAAAAATGTAAATCAATTAGAACAAGTAATTATTGATTATAAAAGAATTATTAAAAGTTAAAGGAGATGAATATAAATGGTAGCAGCAGCACTTAAAAAACATCAAGATAAATTATTAATTAAAAATTTAAAAATTCGTCTTACTAAAAATGACCATTATGAATTAAAAACATATTGTTATGAAAGAAATATAACTATGAATGATTTTGTAAGAGATTTAATTAAAAATGCAATAAATAGAAAGAGTGATAAAAATGAATAATTTATATAAAAAAATACTTAAATTACAATTAGAAATTGGTAATACACCTAAAAATGGTTTTAATAAATTTGGTAATTATAAATATTGATTATTAAGTGATATTTTTAATAAACCTGAATTGTAAATATAAATGGGACAGTTTTTTAAAATAATTGTATTAAATCTATTGGTCTTTTATAAGATAGTGATTTTCTGGGTGTAGAATTAATTTGAAATGCTATAGTATTTAAATCTTTTTGTTTATATGAAGATAGATCTGTAGATTTTGGTAAATATCTTCTTAAAATACCATTATTATTTTCATTTAAACCTCTTTGACAAGGTTTACCAGGATCTGCAAAATAAATCTTAACATTACAATTTTTTTCGATTAATTTTCATTTACTAAATTCTTTACCACGATCAAAAGTAATAGTTTTAACTGTTCCTTTTTGTAACTTTGAAATAAATTTTATTATACTTTTTGTAATATTTTCTGATTTATTATTTTTAGTTGCTAAAGGAATTGTGGTTTTTGATCATATATCAGCTAAAGTAATAATAGAACTTTTATGATCTTTACCAATGATAGTATCACCCTCTAAATGACCAAATTCTTCTATATTTTTAATATTAGGAATGATTAAATTTCTTTCATGAATAGACTTACAATTATTAATTCTGCCCCTAGTTTCTTTTTG
This genomic window contains:
- a CDS encoding Mbov_0401 family ICE element transposase-like protein — translated: MSFNYLWTLKEATKRMYQSFKDDVKNQWEKTDWRILKERDRKYIPVKIKTRTRNTINGLVTYKCRDYKYYDEQLKKWVPICLLDEKLQLPKYKRTCQDIKNNVIEHFADGKRYIDILHTMKQTKFSTTSISRLFQEYQVSKLDVPKIKLEPNQFIYISIDDGHRKFWKFKRNSGKYSMRLVLFCTDNVNHKLVNKRVDVIIRPTKTKIGVQKTAEFILEQGNRFFENFDQAKIIICGDSAEWIKDVANYLDAQFVLDKFHLVKKLYVGIIAGNKGKYFEEYNTCRNFIENGQYDELIKYMNEILKNHKKLKKQYFKNNKQGIENQGAKWNIGTFAESNIWYILKEMLGNRTYSIDIYIKMVIFKCNLVNSKT
- a CDS encoding transposase is translated as MVKKVRINNNRKEQTSFCIIDSQSVKNTDTTENKGYDAGKKISGIKRHIVVDSQGLPHAIYITTAEKTDRNSAIIMIENEKENLSAVQKIIVDAGYTGEKFASEIKTIINANVEVIKRNELHTWDSNKNGGYNYFLNISFKL
- a CDS encoding transposase, translated to MHKNYPSHVTKEQFENIKSILENSKKKTKPRSLDLYEVFCAILYVLKSGCQWRMLPKNFPKWQTVYYYFQIWSKNNGKEPSVLQLILKKIS
- a CDS encoding GNAT family N-acetyltransferase, producing the protein MIFFETPRLKIRQWKDSDLDELVLLNSDKDVMKYFPSTLSKDDTEKYFSKIKNNLNNNGFGFYAVEFKKDNKFIGFIGFSEVDFIDDFRPCIEIGWPLKKCLRSRNSNRSS
- a CDS encoding lysine--tRNA ligase, which gives rise to MKETKLEINGRILTEQEALRYQKIQDLYKQNYDIYGRNWERNYNCETLNSKFRNKNKEELAKFVANLPNDQIKMAGRLMTKREMGKGSIFAHLQDQTGKFQIYLKPEYVNQKKFEWFAEYADLGDFFGIKGKVMKTNKGELTVQVYDIVMLSKALRPLPDKFHGLTDIEERYRRRYVDLIMNQETKKTFLQRTQIINELRSFLNNKGYLEVETPILQEVYGGAAAKPFITHHNTLKTDLYLRIATELHLKRLIVGGFEKVYEIGRLFRNEGMSKKHNPEFTTIEIYVAYQDMKYMMDLTESCIKHLINTVHNKLTLEYDENILNFEKSWTKISMIDSIKKAMIKDEEFTKIFQEISDMILKYHNIEDDNIRNIEKNKTFKLILKLAKSYKLHIPDHYNSTGYIINLFFESFVEETLIQPTFIFDYPIEISPLAKLNKNSKEFTDRFELFIAGREYANAYSELNDSLQQYNRFEEQVKEKNSGNDEAATMDLDFVEALEYGMPPTGGLGIGIDRLVMLITGQNSIKDVLLFPHMKPRTEK
- a CDS encoding ERF family protein, producing the protein MNNLYKKILKLQLEIGNTPKNGFNKFGNYKYWLLSDIFNKPEL
- a CDS encoding IS30 family transposase; the protein is MYKYLTIESIIAIKEYKSYGFSIRKIAKAIDYSKSTVHRVCRLLNQNLLPLEILNKIQKNKQNAGRKLIILTLIEINTINHLLITKNYALDIIANFLKENKIKSISTKTLYNMFKTNRMGFDENNLLRKGKNKPHKQKETRGRINNCKSIHERNLIIPNIKNIEEFGHLEGDTIIGKDHKSSIITLADIWSKTTIPLATKNNKSENITKSIIKFISKLQKGTVKTITFDRGKEFSKWKLIEKNCNVKIYFADPGKPCQRGLNENNNGILRRYLPKSTDLSSYKQKDLNTIAFQINSTPRKSLSYKRPIDLIQLF